One window of the Granulicella arctica genome contains the following:
- a CDS encoding ferrochelatase, whose amino-acid sequence MSSLVQTETPVLLLAHGTPDVLGEMAEYLSKVTGGRQLPQSVVEELQHRYGEIGLGETPGVEPPPLTKWTLAQGRLLGEALGAKVYVGMRNWHPYIADTIQQMRADGVTKFKAICLAPQNSRTSVGLYRRAMLEASLDMESEFVAGWADNPTLALAFADRLWPRWAEACASTGTRVPVLFTAHAVPCRTIMSGQVSTAASPSQRPGGPVPADGIQYYGERTAPDPYPVECKRTAIHVAEALRPVGMTDRDWYFAFQSQGIAGAPWIGPTVEDTLKALAAEGHKGVVMQPIGFLCDHVEILYDIDIAFRETARELGLQLWRAESLNDSPVLIRALEQVATGAFAADVDERVVPESVTA is encoded by the coding sequence ATGAGTTCGCTCGTACAAACGGAGACGCCGGTCCTTCTGCTGGCTCATGGAACGCCGGATGTGCTGGGGGAGATGGCCGAGTACCTGAGCAAGGTGACGGGCGGGCGGCAGCTTCCGCAGAGTGTGGTGGAGGAGTTGCAGCATCGGTATGGTGAGATCGGCCTGGGGGAGACGCCGGGTGTGGAGCCTCCGCCGCTGACGAAGTGGACCCTGGCGCAGGGTCGGCTGCTGGGCGAGGCGCTGGGCGCGAAGGTGTACGTGGGGATGCGGAACTGGCACCCGTACATCGCCGACACGATCCAGCAGATGCGGGCAGATGGAGTGACAAAGTTCAAGGCGATCTGCCTGGCTCCGCAGAACTCGCGGACGAGTGTGGGACTGTATCGGCGGGCGATGCTTGAAGCTTCGCTCGATATGGAGAGCGAGTTTGTGGCTGGTTGGGCGGACAATCCTACGCTGGCGCTGGCGTTTGCGGATCGACTTTGGCCGCGGTGGGCGGAGGCGTGTGCGTCTACCGGGACGCGGGTACCGGTGCTGTTTACGGCGCATGCGGTTCCCTGCCGGACGATCATGTCGGGACAGGTGAGTACGGCGGCCAGCCCTTCGCAGCGACCGGGCGGGCCGGTGCCTGCGGATGGGATCCAGTACTACGGGGAGAGGACGGCTCCCGATCCTTACCCGGTGGAGTGCAAGCGGACGGCGATCCATGTGGCAGAGGCGCTGCGTCCGGTGGGGATGACGGATCGGGACTGGTACTTCGCGTTCCAGAGCCAGGGGATTGCCGGTGCTCCGTGGATTGGGCCGACGGTGGAGGATACGCTGAAGGCGCTGGCGGCGGAGGGGCACAAGGGCGTGGTGATGCAGCCGATCGGATTCCTGTGCGATCACGTGGAGATTTTGTACGACATCGATATTGCGTTCAGGGAGACGGCGCGGGAGTTGGGGCTGCAGCTTTGGCGTGCGGAGAGTCTGAACGACTCGCCGGTTCTGATTCGTGCGCTGGAGCAGGTGGCTACGGGCGCGTTTGCCGCGGATGTGGATGAGCGAGTGGTTCCGGAGTCTGTGACGGCTTGA
- a CDS encoding DUF2264 domain-containing protein yields MNPNVPRRALLKAALATAAGAAASPFVQALPTVAPTSRDDRAYWLHTLERITTPVLAAIASQQLRATMPVELAPGGNAESRRQCSHLEAFARLLCGLAPWLELEGLTGAEATLQTHYREQARAGIQHGTNPSSPDYLNFGATGQSLVDTAFLALAIVRAPTQLWKRLDPPTQRNLVAALIVTRKILPGRSNWLLFSAMIEACLCTLGEDWDRMRIDYAIQQHEQWFVGDGTYGDGPHFHWDYYNSFVIQPMLLTILDAVAKQSQTWEPLRPAILARAQRYAVIQERLISPEATFPAIGRSLAYRFGAFHHLAEVSLRRQLPEELTPEQVRSALTAVMRRMIEMPGTFDGKGWLTIGFAGHQPSIGEPYISTGSCYLCAAAWLPLGLPATDRFWSAPGQPWTAQKIWGGNDVKADHASSA; encoded by the coding sequence ATGAACCCCAACGTACCTCGTCGTGCTCTCCTCAAAGCCGCTCTCGCAACAGCCGCCGGAGCTGCAGCCTCCCCCTTCGTCCAGGCACTGCCTACAGTCGCTCCGACCTCCAGAGACGACCGCGCCTATTGGCTCCACACGCTTGAGCGCATCACCACCCCTGTCCTCGCTGCCATCGCCAGCCAGCAACTCCGCGCCACTATGCCCGTCGAGCTTGCCCCCGGCGGCAACGCTGAATCACGTCGCCAGTGCTCTCATCTGGAAGCGTTCGCCCGTCTTCTCTGCGGGCTTGCACCATGGCTCGAACTCGAAGGCCTCACTGGCGCTGAGGCGACCCTCCAAACGCACTACAGAGAACAGGCTCGAGCCGGCATCCAGCATGGCACCAATCCTTCATCGCCTGACTACCTCAACTTTGGCGCGACCGGGCAATCTCTTGTCGACACAGCCTTTCTTGCCCTCGCCATCGTCCGCGCCCCGACCCAGCTCTGGAAGCGTCTCGATCCACCCACACAACGCAACCTCGTCGCAGCCCTTATCGTCACCCGTAAAATCCTTCCCGGCCGCTCCAATTGGCTCCTCTTCTCTGCAATGATCGAGGCCTGTCTTTGCACCCTCGGGGAAGACTGGGATCGTATGCGCATCGACTACGCCATCCAGCAGCACGAGCAGTGGTTTGTCGGGGATGGCACCTACGGGGACGGCCCCCACTTCCACTGGGACTACTACAACAGCTTCGTCATCCAGCCCATGCTCCTTACGATCCTCGATGCCGTGGCGAAACAGTCGCAAACATGGGAGCCACTTCGCCCTGCAATCCTCGCCCGGGCACAGCGCTACGCTGTCATTCAGGAACGTCTCATCAGCCCCGAGGCGACTTTTCCAGCTATTGGGCGTTCGCTCGCCTACCGTTTTGGTGCCTTCCACCACCTCGCAGAGGTCTCCCTCCGCCGCCAGCTACCCGAGGAACTCACGCCCGAGCAGGTCCGCTCCGCTCTCACCGCTGTCATGCGCCGCATGATCGAGATGCCCGGCACCTTCGACGGCAAGGGCTGGCTCACCATCGGCTTCGCCGGCCATCAACCATCGATCGGCGAACCGTACATCTCCACAGGGAGCTGCTATCTCTGCGCCGCCGCCTGGCTGCCGCTTGGCCTGCCCGCCACAGATCGCTTCTGGTCCGCACCCGGCCAGCCATGGACCGCACAAAAGATCTGGGGCGGCAACGACGTCAAGGCCGACCACGCTTCCTCAGCCTAG
- the hemG gene encoding protoporphyrinogen oxidase has protein sequence MKRVAIVGGGIAGVTAAYALASSGEPVEAVLFEASGRLGGIVETVRERGFVIECGPDGWVTEKPWAQELAEELGLGGEVISSNDATRKTYILKNGALVAMPDGMRMMVPGDLGTVDASSLFSDTAKRAFHEELTRTAELMASAPENDESVASFVRRHFGDEVLDTVGAPLLSGVFGGDVETLSVRAVMGPFVAMERQYGSLIRATRVRATAGTRPVFTTLRSGVGALVEGMVAAIPCSWVRLGTAVSSLTRTGDGWSVGTAAGDEEFDVVLLAAPVDVAGALLRGSDEQAAELMRMEASSAVVVAFGFLESFVLPGGFGFLVPPGGAGDSLLAATFVDQKFDGRVPEGGRLLRAFFGGAVGARLLGASDEAVTVLAREQLERILGPLPGAAVTVVRRWPRSLPQYAVGHLERMAELDELVRGMGRIWLLGNGYRGVGLPDLIRDARSAVRECLG, from the coding sequence TTGAAGCGCGTCGCCATTGTGGGTGGTGGGATCGCCGGGGTGACGGCTGCTTATGCGCTGGCCTCGTCGGGCGAGCCGGTCGAGGCTGTGCTGTTCGAGGCTTCGGGACGGCTGGGTGGGATCGTTGAGACGGTGCGGGAGCGGGGGTTCGTCATCGAGTGCGGGCCGGATGGTTGGGTGACGGAGAAGCCGTGGGCGCAGGAGCTGGCCGAGGAGCTAGGGCTTGGCGGCGAAGTGATCTCGTCCAACGACGCTACGCGGAAGACGTACATCCTGAAGAATGGCGCGCTGGTAGCGATGCCGGACGGTATGCGGATGATGGTGCCGGGCGACCTTGGGACCGTGGACGCCTCCTCCCTGTTCAGCGATACGGCGAAGCGGGCGTTCCACGAGGAACTGACGCGGACTGCGGAGTTGATGGCTTCGGCTCCGGAGAATGACGAGAGCGTGGCTTCATTTGTGCGACGTCACTTTGGGGATGAGGTGCTGGACACGGTGGGTGCTCCGCTGCTGAGCGGGGTGTTCGGCGGGGATGTTGAGACGCTGAGCGTGCGGGCTGTGATGGGGCCGTTCGTGGCGATGGAGCGGCAGTACGGGTCGCTGATTCGGGCTACGCGAGTGAGGGCTACAGCGGGAACGAGGCCGGTGTTTACGACGCTGCGGAGTGGGGTTGGGGCGCTGGTGGAGGGGATGGTAGCGGCGATTCCCTGCTCGTGGGTGCGGTTGGGGACGGCGGTAAGCTCCCTTACTCGGACGGGAGATGGCTGGAGCGTAGGGACTGCTGCGGGTGATGAGGAGTTCGATGTGGTGCTGCTGGCTGCGCCGGTAGATGTTGCGGGAGCGCTGTTGCGCGGGAGCGATGAACAGGCGGCTGAGTTGATGCGGATGGAGGCCAGTTCGGCGGTTGTGGTGGCGTTTGGATTTTTGGAAAGCTTTGTGTTGCCGGGTGGGTTTGGGTTCCTGGTGCCTCCAGGTGGCGCGGGCGACTCCCTGCTGGCGGCTACGTTTGTCGATCAGAAGTTCGATGGACGGGTACCGGAGGGTGGGCGGCTGCTGCGGGCCTTCTTCGGGGGGGCAGTTGGGGCTCGGCTGTTGGGGGCCTCGGATGAGGCGGTTACAGTGCTTGCTCGCGAGCAGTTGGAGAGGATTCTTGGGCCGCTGCCTGGGGCTGCTGTGACCGTGGTTCGGCGATGGCCGCGATCGTTGCCGCAGTACGCCGTGGGGCATCTGGAGCGAATGGCAGAGTTGGACGAACTTGTGCGCGGGATGGGCCGGATTTGGCTGCTGGGGAATGGGTATCGCGGGGTTGGGTTGCCGGATCTTATTCGGGATGCGCGGTCGGCGGTACGGGAGTGTCTCGGCTAG
- a CDS encoding DUF2059 domain-containing protein, with translation MKRQILTLIAILLVATSVAHADESSKRAKIEELFVVMKMDRTMKQMIAQSTTQGQQMAKGIFGDQPMTDADKKMVDDYTAKSVALVSEALDWEKIRPEYVNLYASEYTEPEIDGILTFYKSAVGQTMLEKTPELLTKSGLIVNAHAQQLQPQMRQLMTDFMKQLTAAHEAKSSAK, from the coding sequence ATGAAACGCCAGATCCTCACCCTCATCGCCATTCTCCTGGTCGCAACCTCTGTAGCCCATGCCGACGAGTCCAGCAAGCGAGCCAAGATCGAAGAGCTGTTTGTAGTCATGAAGATGGACCGCACCATGAAACAGATGATCGCCCAGAGCACCACCCAGGGGCAGCAGATGGCAAAAGGCATCTTCGGCGATCAGCCGATGACCGACGCCGACAAGAAGATGGTGGATGACTACACAGCGAAGTCCGTTGCTCTCGTCAGCGAAGCACTGGATTGGGAGAAGATCAGGCCGGAGTACGTCAACCTCTATGCCTCCGAATACACCGAACCGGAGATCGACGGCATCCTGACCTTCTACAAATCTGCCGTCGGGCAAACCATGCTCGAGAAGACCCCGGAACTCCTCACGAAATCTGGCCTGATCGTCAACGCCCACGCGCAACAGCTTCAGCCGCAAATGCGACAGCTTATGACCGACTTCATGAAACAGCTGACCGCCGCGCACGAGGCCAAATCATCAGCCAAATAG
- a CDS encoding response regulator, with translation MIRPCFLVIDREFPGSISTRKLVIETAKFNVLTAYSGVEAREMFERFPAINGAVLDAGIEDVPCASLVHEFKIKRPSMPVIMIGAPGSMDCPEADYRLESFLPSKLLDILRSLMPKETEIIEQRNEDLSREQLS, from the coding sequence ATGATCCGGCCTTGTTTTCTTGTTATCGACCGTGAGTTCCCCGGCAGCATCTCGACCCGCAAACTGGTGATCGAGACTGCAAAGTTCAACGTGCTGACTGCATATAGCGGTGTGGAGGCGCGCGAGATGTTTGAGCGGTTTCCGGCCATCAACGGGGCGGTGCTGGACGCCGGGATCGAGGACGTACCGTGTGCGAGTCTCGTTCACGAGTTCAAGATCAAACGACCGTCCATGCCGGTGATCATGATTGGGGCGCCCGGGAGCATGGATTGTCCTGAGGCTGACTATCGGCTGGAATCGTTTCTGCCTTCGAAGCTGCTGGATATTCTCAGAAGCCTGATGCCGAAGGAGACAGAGATCATTGAGCAGCGCAATGAAGATCTGAGCCGGGAGCAGTTGAGCTAG
- a CDS encoding organic hydroperoxide resistance protein: protein MALDKIVYTAHATATGGRDGIARSDDGKLDVKLNLPKAMGGNGDGTNPEQLFAAGYAACFIGAIKHVAATQEIQLPPDASIAASVAFGPRVGGAKGFSVDVDLKVTLPGIDHAKAEALVHEAHEVCPYSNATRGNIDVTLSVV from the coding sequence ATGGCACTCGACAAGATCGTATACACCGCACACGCCACCGCTACCGGCGGTCGTGATGGTATCGCCAGGTCCGACGACGGCAAACTCGACGTCAAGCTCAACCTGCCCAAAGCCATGGGCGGCAATGGGGACGGTACCAACCCCGAGCAGCTCTTCGCAGCCGGCTACGCAGCCTGCTTCATCGGAGCCATCAAGCACGTCGCCGCAACGCAGGAGATTCAACTCCCGCCCGACGCCTCCATCGCCGCGTCCGTAGCCTTCGGTCCACGAGTCGGCGGAGCCAAAGGCTTCAGCGTCGACGTCGACCTCAAGGTCACCCTGCCCGGCATCGATCACGCCAAGGCAGAGGCCCTGGTCCACGAAGCTCACGAGGTCTGCCCATACTCAAACGCAACCCGCGGCAATATCGACGTCACCCTGTCCGTGGTCTAG
- the hemE gene encoding uroporphyrinogen decarboxylase — MLNANAQAASAVEVESGSSRFIRACLRQPVDRTPVWFLRQAGRYMPEYMAVRKHHSLLDICRTPEIAAEVTITAAERLGVDAAIIFADLLLPFTPMGLDFEFVAGEGPQVHTPVRSLEQVEALRTDRADELGYVARAIEKVSAHFAGPRADGDTLGIIGFCGAPFTLASYMIEGGSSRNYIDTKKMMYSGGRAWPLLMEKLITVLVAFATQQVEAGADVIQIFDSWAGALSVTDYREYCLPATTELVQRVRALGVPVIYFGVDTASMLPAMRETGADVLGLDWRIPLSEGWKAVGPGCGVQGNLDPITLFAPQDVLKARVDEVLREAAGRSGHIFNLGHGIVPGTPVENVIEVVKWVKEFAL; from the coding sequence TTGTTGAATGCGAACGCACAGGCTGCGTCGGCGGTTGAGGTCGAGAGCGGCTCAAGCAGGTTTATCCGTGCGTGTCTGCGGCAGCCTGTGGACCGCACGCCAGTATGGTTCCTGCGGCAGGCGGGGCGGTATATGCCGGAGTATATGGCGGTGCGGAAGCATCATTCCCTGCTGGACATTTGCAGAACGCCTGAGATCGCTGCCGAAGTGACGATTACCGCGGCGGAGCGGCTGGGCGTTGATGCCGCGATCATCTTTGCCGATCTGCTGCTGCCGTTCACACCGATGGGGCTGGACTTCGAGTTTGTGGCCGGTGAAGGGCCGCAGGTGCATACGCCGGTACGGTCTCTTGAACAGGTTGAGGCGCTGCGAACGGATCGGGCGGATGAGCTTGGCTATGTGGCGCGGGCGATCGAGAAGGTATCGGCTCACTTCGCGGGACCGCGTGCCGATGGGGATACGCTAGGGATCATTGGCTTCTGCGGCGCGCCCTTTACGCTGGCGAGCTACATGATCGAAGGCGGCTCGTCGCGGAACTACATCGATACGAAAAAGATGATGTACTCGGGCGGCAGGGCATGGCCGCTGCTGATGGAAAAGTTGATTACGGTGTTGGTGGCGTTTGCGACACAGCAGGTGGAGGCTGGCGCCGATGTGATCCAGATATTTGATAGCTGGGCGGGTGCGCTGAGTGTTACGGACTATCGCGAATACTGCCTGCCAGCAACGACGGAGCTGGTGCAGCGGGTGCGGGCGCTTGGGGTGCCGGTAATCTACTTTGGCGTGGATACGGCTTCGATGCTGCCGGCGATGCGGGAGACGGGTGCGGATGTGCTGGGGTTGGACTGGCGGATTCCGCTGAGTGAGGGCTGGAAGGCTGTTGGGCCAGGATGCGGGGTTCAGGGAAATCTGGACCCAATTACCTTGTTTGCTCCGCAGGATGTGCTGAAGGCACGGGTGGATGAGGTGCTGCGTGAGGCGGCTGGGCGATCTGGGCACATCTTCAACCTTGGGCATGGAATTGTGCCGGGAACGCCGGTTGAGAATGTGATCGAAGTGGTGAAGTGGGTGAAGGAGTTCGCGCTATGA
- a CDS encoding 2'-5' RNA ligase family protein, whose translation MSYILSLQLDPASQEHFNHLRQQHFPSDRNYIDAHVTLFHNLPEKGYVLEELASASTLASFPIDVTGLRSLGKGLAYTLESSALLALHSRLAVAFADDLIPQDRQRFKPHIVVQNKVTAEAAKLLLQQLQATFTSCQIEATGLSLWRYRNGPWESAQTFPFS comes from the coding sequence GTGAGCTACATCCTTTCCCTGCAACTCGATCCGGCCTCCCAGGAGCACTTCAATCACCTGCGCCAGCAACACTTTCCATCCGACCGCAACTACATCGACGCCCACGTAACCCTCTTCCACAACCTGCCGGAAAAGGGTTACGTCCTCGAAGAACTCGCTAGCGCATCCACACTCGCAAGCTTCCCGATAGACGTCACAGGCCTCAGGTCGCTCGGCAAAGGTTTGGCTTACACCTTGGAGAGCTCGGCCCTCCTCGCACTCCACAGCCGCTTAGCCGTTGCCTTCGCCGACGACCTGATCCCACAGGACCGCCAGCGATTCAAGCCCCACATCGTCGTCCAGAACAAAGTCACAGCCGAGGCCGCAAAGCTCCTCCTGCAACAACTTCAAGCCACCTTCACCTCTTGCCAGATCGAAGCCACTGGCCTAAGCCTCTGGCGCTACCGCAATGGCCCGTGGGAGTCAGCCCAAACCTTCCCATTCTCCTAA